The window CCGTTCGACTTGCATGTGTTAAGCACGCCGCCAGCGTTCGTCCTGAGCCAGGATCAAACTCTCCGTTTGATTCTGGTTGTGTTTTCTACTCACATTTTCATTTAAGAAAATATGAGCAGCTCAGTTCGCCGGCTTATAGATTTTTCTTCCCAAAAATGTCGAGAAAAACCATAAGTTATGTTTACAAAATACAATCATAGAATTATTTTAAAAATTAAAATAATTTGAAATAAAAAGTTATGACTTGGGCCAGAATTTTACCTTGCGGTTATTTCTGACTTGTGTTTCATCCAACCAAATAAACTTCCTAGAAAGTCAATTAATCCAGTTAGAATCTACTCTTTCGCTTTTCCTTTATTCTCTTGTCAAGGTGCGTGCACCAACCTCTGAACGAAGAGGTGCAGAAAGTATTTTACCATTTATACAGGAAGTGTCAATGCGATAAAAAAGATTTTTTATTTTCTCTGACATTACATTTTAGCCAAAAACTGCTACTAATACATCTTAATAAACATTATTGTACGATACATAGTTGACAATAAGTATTTTCATAATATTTTAGTATGTTTTTTTGGGAAAATAACGCTAAAAAGATTGTTTTTATTTTTTTATATATTTTATTAGGTGTTTTTACGGGGATACACTTCTGAAAAAACTAGATTTATTAATGGCAAAAGAATCATGGAATAAAAAAGAGTTCATAGACAAAATATGCAAGACTCAATTAAGAGCCTTGCATATTAATAGATTACAGATTCCTAAATAAGAGCTATATAGAGATTCTTACTTAAGGATAGCAGTTAAAAACCAGATGTTTTTGCTATGAGCTGCTACAAAGTCTTCGAACATTGCAACTGTTTCAAAGTCTCCGGCCTCATCGGCGGTGTTTCTTATATCTGTAGCCAAAGTTCTCATAGTTACAAGATCATTCTTTAAGATCTCTAAGCTTTCTTTAATGTTGAAGTCTCTGGCTTTAATTTCTTCTATGTCTGTCAACTGTAGATATTCAGCCATAGTGGATGCCGGATGAACGCCCTTCATCTTAAGAAGTTCCGCAACTTCGTCATAGGCTTCAAAGAAGCTGTTATAGATTTCCTCTGTCAGATTATGTACCTTTAAAAACTGCATACCTACTACATTCCAATGCACGTTGTGCAGTTTAACATTCAACAAAGCCAGGTTGGCTAAATACTTTTGTAACATATCATAATGCTTCATTAAAAAACCTCCTGTTTTATTTGATTATGTAATCATTGTATGTTAAAAGAGAAGGAACAAAAAGGCACAAATGTGTTCGTTGGGGTGAGACTATGAAAAAGAAAATTTCTAACGGCTTCAAAATTGTCCAAGATTTAATAAAGCTAAGCTGGATTCCCGAAATTCTAAAGTCTATAAATTACGGTAATCACCGCTATTCTGATATCTTAAACAGCATTCCCTATATGAGCCATACGGAACTTAACAGAAAATTAGCTGTTCTAGTAGAGAAGAATGTAATTCACAAGAACCTAGATGATCAGGCCATATCCTATTCTCTCATGGAATTCGGGAAAGACTTAGTACACATTTTTTATCACTTAGAGGATTTGGAAGAAAGGTACTTTTAATATTCTCAGTAGGGTTCAATTTTGTTTTTTAAAAATCTTGTTTTGTCATTACTTAAAATGAAGGAATTAAAAAAGGCGGTAGAAAATTCTACCGCCACTGTAATTTTATTAATCTGCAACCTTAAAACTATTTCTCTTTTTTAATTGTTACCATTCTTTGTTCGCCCTCATGCTCAATCAAAATCATAAGAGTTGAACCTGATGCCCATTTATTTGCCATGTAAGTATTCAGTGCGTTTTTATCTAGGGCCGAAAGATCTTGTCCGTTTATTTCTAGCACCTTGTCATTCATAACAATCTTTGCGTCGGCAGCTGCGCTTCCCGGCTCAACTGTCTTTACTCTATAAACGTTCTGGAGATCTTTGTCCGTCAGAGTTAACCCAAGTTTCTTCTCTCTAACATTTCCTGAACCAGGCTGTTGGTCAACGGCTTCATTTACTATTTCGTCCAGCGGAGTATGGTCGATGTTGTGGCGCACTTCTTTTATGATTGGGATAAGATGGTCTATACCGCGTTTGCGTTCGAAAACTGTACCGCTGCTGGATACTTTTTCCGTTTGAGTTACCATCATTTTGACGTTGCCATCTCTTTCAAGCAAGTTAAATCTAACGGTTGCATTTTGATAGACAGCCCAAAATCCATCACCGAAGTTTTTATCGAAAGTGATTTTATGAGGAGTTACTTCATTAACGACAAAGTTTTTACCTGTCATTACTTCTATCAACAAGTCTTGAACTTGTTCTGGTTTGCAATCTTTAATGGTGGTTGTATAAATGGATGCTGCAAAAGAAGTGGATACAAAGATAAACAACAGAGCAAAAGCCAAGGATATTCTTTTCATTATTAAAGCCCCTCTTATTGAATTTTACACTGCTAGAACTTGCTCATAATACTAACAAATATTACTCTGTGCAACATGTGCTAAAGGTAAATATTCGGACAATCCAAATTTCCAGAAATTATTATATCTTACTAAAGGTGTTGTTTATTGAAAAAGAGGTTGTTTTGGTTGGGGTAGTTTTAAGAAAAGCGATACTTTATAATATAGATGTTAATTTACAACTACATATATTAGTTACATAAAGGGAGGGTATTTATGTGAAGAATTCTGAATTATTTATTACAGCAAATGGAAAGAAATTCCCCACAGGATCATTACTATACTTAAAAGACAAATTGGATAATGCGGACGAAGACACAATGTTGCTTTTAAGCACTATCGACTTCAAGGACCCCTTCATTATGCTAATTATTTCATGGTTTGTCGGAACTTTGGGAGTTGACCGTTTTTTGATTGGAGATAAAGGCCTGGGTGTTGCAAAACTTCTAACTCTTGGTGGGTGCGGTTTTTGGGCGCTTATAGACCTGTTTTTAATTAGCTCAAGAACAAGAGAAACTAACTTAGCAAAATTAAATGAAGTCTTATATAGGTAGAAACAAAAAAACAATAATTATTATTTTTGTATTAGCTTTATACGTGTACTTTTTGCAAGTAAGTAATATATATTCTCCAATTACATATTTTTTTGGAATTATAACCCCCACAACGGGAACAACGAGAGCTTGGAGATATTTTATAAGAGGAGACATTGCTTCTGCTTTTAAAAGTAATCATTTGTTTCTTTTGT of the Synergistaceae bacterium genome contains:
- a CDS encoding DNA starvation/stationary phase protection protein yields the protein MKHYDMLQKYLANLALLNVKLHNVHWNVVGMQFLKVHNLTEEIYNSFFEAYDEVAELLKMKGVHPASTMAEYLQLTDIEEIKARDFNIKESLEILKNDLVTMRTLATDIRNTADEAGDFETVAMFEDFVAAHSKNIWFLTAILK
- a CDS encoding helix-turn-helix transcriptional regulator, with product MKKKISNGFKIVQDLIKLSWIPEILKSINYGNHRYSDILNSIPYMSHTELNRKLAVLVEKNVIHKNLDDQAISYSLMEFGKDLVHIFYHLEDLEERYF
- a CDS encoding PDZ domain-containing protein, producing the protein MKRISLAFALLFIFVSTSFAASIYTTTIKDCKPEQVQDLLIEVMTGKNFVVNEVTPHKITFDKNFGDGFWAVYQNATVRFNLLERDGNVKMMVTQTEKVSSSGTVFERKRGIDHLIPIIKEVRHNIDHTPLDEIVNEAVDQQPGSGNVREKKLGLTLTDKDLQNVYRVKTVEPGSAAADAKIVMNDKVLEINGQDLSALDKNALNTYMANKWASGSTLMILIEHEGEQRMVTIKKEK
- a CDS encoding TM2 domain-containing protein → MLLLSTIDFKDPFIMLIISWFVGTLGVDRFLIGDKGLGVAKLLTLGGCGFWALIDLFLISSRTRETNLAKLNEVLYR
- a CDS encoding DUF2752 domain-containing protein — its product is MKSYIGRNKKTIIIIFVLALYVYFLQVSNIYSPITYFFGIITPTTGTTRAWRYFIRGDIASAFKSNHLFLLSPVFVFLYYKLAFKNEKKYTKAIIFISIIYFIYFLIRNIF